From the Bacteroidia bacterium genome, one window contains:
- a CDS encoding thioredoxin family protein, producing the protein MKHFIVLFLLVFAAPVLPAQSHVSSPYNPEANAEAQLDEAIERAAILGKHVLVVVGGNWCTWCRKLDKLFKQDTLVNAVLNADYILLHVNYSEENKNLSVMKRLGHPERFGFPVLVILDGTGHRIHTQDSALLETGSAHNTELVVRVLRMWGPVVLDPSMYR; encoded by the coding sequence GTGAAACACTTCATCGTATTATTCTTGCTCGTGTTTGCGGCGCCGGTGCTTCCGGCGCAATCGCACGTGTCAAGTCCTTATAACCCGGAGGCCAACGCCGAGGCGCAACTGGACGAGGCCATCGAACGTGCCGCGATTCTCGGGAAGCATGTGCTGGTTGTTGTGGGAGGTAATTGGTGCACCTGGTGTCGCAAGCTGGATAAACTGTTCAAGCAGGATACGCTCGTGAACGCCGTATTGAACGCAGATTATATTCTGCTTCACGTCAATTACAGCGAAGAGAATAAAAACCTTTCGGTTATGAAGCGGCTTGGGCACCCGGAACGTTTCGGCTTTCCGGTGCTTGTCATATTGGACGGGACCGGTCACCGCATTCATACGCAGGACAGTGCTCTTCTCGAGACCGGGTCCGCGCACAATACGGAGCTTGTCGTGCGCGTCCTTCGAATGTGGGGGCCCGTCGTGCTCGACCCGTCCATGTA
- a CDS encoding molybdopterin-dependent oxidoreductase, with protein MVTLTINGKQVTASPDKTILQVCHEQDLDQIPTLCYDEKLPPFGACFLCVVEVEGQSRLFPSCSTRVQEGMVIKTKSDTVRRARKTCLELIVSNHYADCFGPCRLSCPADVDIQGYMSLISMGKFTEAVALIKEKNPLPSVCGRVCTRKCEVSCRRSMVDSPVGIDFLKRYAADQDMIGDMWKPEVKDDNGVRVAIIGSGPGGLTAAYYLAIEGYRPVVFESLPKLGGMLRYGIPEYRLPKDVLDKEISWITDLGVEVHTNRTLGKDFSMDDLFDQGYRAVFVALGAQVGKPMQVENEEAEGVLRGVDFLRQVEMKTNPDVKGRVVVVGGGNTAIDAARTSLRLGATEVILLYRRTRKEMPANEMEIVAAEEEGVQMHFLAAPTRVIVEEGRMKSIECLRMELGEPDASGRRRPVIVDGSEYQLECDWVISAIGQEPDLDGVESDQHVKVTKWKTIEAKEGTFETDRPGVFSGGDVVTGPADAIDAIAAGRMAARAIDKYIQTGIVVPLTDRFESKRDNFHKLTREDVPQILESERHHAHEVPAEERIKGFGEVEFAYDDQTAFEEALRCAECGCDAGLACRLQDYCTEYGVDQKRFVGEFNRYKVDTRHPFVKIDSNKCINCGRCVNTCAEILNVAALGFVNRGFRTIVKPAMEKALHETNCVSCGNCIDVCPTGTLVEKMPFRRSGPWVMDSMYSVCNYCSVGCNITLKVKAADLFYVVGASPEHGPNYGELCVKGRFGYQHYLDGSRVTKPMVRKDGALVEVSWEEAFEAIHKGRERMLATHGADAMLVSASPKLTDEELYLAGRYARAALRTNNLVSFHQLVNEADYHALDDMLGSTVSSVGVEELENADLYLFLGGNPTIENPVMGWRVKRRMRHGTKAIVINSSEIDLVPHATVWADPRRGTSTLLLTGLLGELIRRGAVNEEFVAKRCVNFDQLRDKALRTDLAEVAEVTGVAPARIHAIVDLLVQPDQRIVAWYNIESRIDRSSDDLKALVSVLLALGKIAVPGSGLALFSGECNLTGMTVAGFDRQLLPGGASIRNERLLDAVNRFWKTDITDVVASGSNIGRKIREDKIRAAMIFGENPAASEDYNGFINNLEFLVVADMYLTETAQAADVFLPMSSYLEGRGHFTNWAGMRQPTVPIGDPKNGMLNIHILRRLLEIEGLTPSFETHEQLSSEMMSFIRQQGSEGRIRQVFPTTDGKAHFILYSDQILATGARAPQVLEIDARMTNRMQLIHA; from the coding sequence ATGGTAACATTGACAATCAACGGAAAACAAGTAACCGCCTCCCCCGACAAGACCATTCTCCAGGTCTGTCACGAACAGGACCTTGACCAGATCCCGACCCTCTGTTACGACGAGAAACTGCCGCCCTTCGGTGCCTGCTTCCTCTGCGTGGTGGAGGTCGAGGGTCAAAGCCGCCTCTTCCCGTCGTGTTCCACGCGTGTGCAAGAGGGCATGGTCATCAAGACCAAGTCCGACACCGTGCGCCGTGCACGCAAAACCTGTCTCGAACTCATCGTCAGCAATCACTATGCCGATTGCTTCGGCCCGTGCCGCCTGAGCTGCCCGGCCGATGTGGACATTCAGGGCTACATGTCGCTGATCAGCATGGGCAAGTTTACCGAAGCGGTGGCTTTGATCAAGGAAAAGAATCCGCTTCCCTCCGTATGCGGCCGCGTCTGCACACGCAAATGCGAAGTGAGCTGCCGACGCTCGATGGTGGATTCCCCCGTGGGCATCGATTTCCTCAAGCGCTATGCCGCCGACCAGGACATGATCGGCGATATGTGGAAACCCGAGGTGAAGGACGACAACGGTGTGCGCGTGGCTATCATCGGCTCCGGACCCGGCGGCCTGACGGCGGCGTACTATCTCGCGATCGAGGGCTATCGTCCCGTGGTGTTCGAGTCCCTGCCCAAACTGGGCGGCATGCTGCGCTACGGCATACCCGAGTACCGCCTCCCGAAAGACGTCCTTGATAAGGAAATCAGCTGGATCACCGATCTCGGCGTGGAAGTGCACACGAACCGCACGCTGGGCAAGGACTTTTCCATGGACGATCTGTTCGACCAGGGCTACCGCGCGGTTTTCGTCGCACTCGGTGCGCAGGTCGGCAAGCCCATGCAGGTCGAGAATGAAGAGGCCGAGGGCGTGCTCCGCGGCGTGGATTTCCTCCGCCAGGTGGAAATGAAGACCAATCCCGACGTCAAGGGCCGCGTGGTGGTTGTAGGCGGTGGTAACACAGCCATCGATGCCGCACGTACATCTCTACGCCTCGGTGCAACGGAAGTTATTCTTCTGTATCGCCGCACCCGCAAGGAAATGCCCGCAAATGAAATGGAAATCGTCGCTGCCGAGGAAGAAGGTGTACAGATGCATTTCCTCGCAGCTCCCACACGGGTGATCGTGGAAGAAGGCCGCATGAAATCCATTGAATGCCTCCGCATGGAATTGGGCGAACCCGATGCCAGTGGGCGCCGCCGGCCTGTCATCGTGGACGGCTCCGAATACCAGCTCGAATGCGATTGGGTCATTTCCGCCATCGGTCAGGAACCCGATCTGGACGGCGTGGAAAGCGACCAGCACGTGAAAGTCACAAAGTGGAAAACGATCGAAGCCAAAGAAGGCACCTTCGAAACCGACCGACCCGGCGTGTTCTCCGGCGGTGATGTGGTCACGGGTCCGGCAGATGCGATTGACGCGATCGCCGCGGGCCGTATGGCCGCGCGTGCCATCGACAAGTACATACAGACCGGTATCGTTGTACCCCTCACGGATCGCTTCGAAAGCAAGCGTGACAATTTCCACAAACTGACGCGCGAGGACGTGCCGCAGATTCTGGAAAGCGAGCGCCATCACGCGCATGAAGTTCCCGCCGAGGAGCGCATCAAGGGCTTTGGCGAAGTGGAATTCGCTTACGACGACCAGACTGCTTTCGAAGAAGCGCTTCGCTGCGCCGAATGCGGCTGCGACGCGGGTCTCGCGTGTCGTTTGCAAGACTACTGCACCGAGTACGGCGTGGACCAGAAGCGTTTCGTCGGCGAGTTCAATCGTTACAAGGTGGATACGCGGCATCCCTTCGTCAAGATTGACTCCAACAAATGCATCAACTGCGGACGCTGCGTGAACACCTGCGCCGAGATTCTCAACGTCGCGGCACTGGGCTTCGTCAATCGCGGTTTCCGTACCATCGTCAAACCGGCGATGGAAAAAGCCCTGCACGAGACGAACTGCGTGAGTTGCGGCAACTGCATCGATGTGTGTCCCACAGGGACGCTCGTCGAGAAAATGCCCTTCCGCCGTTCGGGTCCGTGGGTTATGGACTCCATGTACAGCGTGTGCAACTACTGTTCCGTCGGGTGCAACATCACGCTGAAAGTCAAGGCGGCTGACCTGTTCTATGTTGTAGGCGCCTCGCCCGAGCATGGGCCGAATTACGGTGAGCTGTGCGTAAAGGGTCGCTTCGGCTATCAGCACTACCTCGACGGATCGCGCGTCACCAAGCCCATGGTCCGTAAGGACGGCGCGTTGGTCGAAGTGTCGTGGGAAGAGGCGTTCGAGGCTATTCACAAAGGCCGCGAGCGTATGCTTGCCACGCACGGAGCCGATGCCATGCTCGTCTCCGCGTCGCCGAAACTCACCGACGAGGAATTGTATCTTGCCGGCCGCTACGCGAGGGCCGCGCTCCGCACCAACAATCTCGTATCCTTCCATCAGCTCGTCAACGAGGCGGATTATCACGCGCTCGACGACATGCTCGGCTCCACCGTATCCAGCGTCGGCGTCGAGGAACTTGAGAATGCGGATCTGTATCTTTTCCTCGGTGGCAATCCCACCATCGAGAATCCCGTGATGGGATGGCGGGTGAAGCGGCGCATGCGCCACGGCACGAAAGCCATCGTCATCAATTCCTCGGAGATCGATCTCGTACCCCATGCCACTGTGTGGGCCGATCCTCGTCGCGGCACGTCCACCCTGCTGCTGACCGGCTTACTTGGTGAGCTGATCCGAAGGGGGGCGGTCAATGAAGAATTTGTCGCAAAGCGTTGCGTCAATTTCGACCAGCTACGCGACAAGGCCTTGAGAACCGACCTCGCGGAGGTCGCGGAAGTCACCGGTGTTGCGCCGGCTCGCATACATGCCATCGTGGATCTCCTCGTGCAGCCCGATCAGCGTATTGTGGCCTGGTACAACATCGAGAGCCGTATCGACCGCTCCAGCGACGATCTCAAGGCCCTGGTCTCGGTGCTGCTCGCTCTCGGCAAAATCGCCGTACCGGGTTCCGGACTCGCGTTGTTCAGCGGCGAGTGCAATCTCACCGGAATGACGGTTGCCGGCTTCGACCGGCAGCTTCTGCCCGGCGGCGCGAGTATTCGCAACGAGCGTCTTCTGGATGCTGTGAACCGCTTCTGGAAAACCGACATCACCGATGTCGTGGCTTCGGGAAGCAACATCGGCAGGAAGATTCGCGAGGACAAGATCCGCGCCGCGATGATATTCGGCGAAAATCCTGCCGCTTCGGAGGACTACAATGGTTTCATCAACAACCTCGAGTTCCTCGTTGTCGCGGATATGTACTTGACCGAGACCGCGCAGGCGGCCGACGTATTCCTTCCGATGTCGTCGTACCTCGAAGGCCGCGGACATTTCACCAACTGGGCGGGCATGCGCCAGCCGACCGTTCCTATCGGCGATCCGAAAAACGGCATGCTGAACATTCACATCCTCCGTCGGCTTCTTGAGATCGAAGGCCTCACCCCGTCCTTCGAGACGCACGAGCAGCTCTCGTCGGAAATGATGTCCTTCATCCGTCAGCAGGGCAGTGAAGGCCGCATCCGGCAGGTCTTCCCTACAACCGACGGCAAGGCGCATTTCATTCTGTACTCCGACCAAATCCTCGCCACCGGCGCCCGCGCCCCGCAGGTGCTGGAAATCGATGCGCGAATGACGAACCGCATGCAGCTCATTCACGCATAG
- the nuoF gene encoding NADH-quinone oxidoreductase subunit NuoF: MKTVLVGLGTCGISAGGEKVYRALQEELKEHPGAFELKETGCIGMCYREPLVEVIDGDAPGRLYAEVTPDRIGRLVEEDILGGKAIDEWLATTDPKEQEFFDNQVRIVLRNSGIIDPGSIDEYIARQGYEALRKAVHELKPDGVIREVLASGLRGRGGGGFPTGKKWEFTRNAKGTKKYIICNADEGDPGAFMDRSVLESDPHSVLEGMMIAAYAIGADEAYIYCRAEYPKAIARLRQAISQAMTRGLLGENILDSGFNFHIRIKEGAGAFVCGEETALIASIEGRRGMPKFRPPFPAEAGLWGKPTNINNVETFANVPWIILNGGSAYAAYGTENSKGTKVFAMAGKVRRAGLVEVPMGLTIRDIIFRVCGGINEDKKFKAVQMGGPSGGCIPADMCDIGVDYQEINKTGAIMGSGGLIVMDETTCMVDVARYFLTFTQSESCGKCTFCRIGTKRMLEILERITDGNGTMEDLDNLEELSAQIKAASLCGLGQTAPNPVVTTLKYFRDEYVAHIVDKKCPAHVCAPLLTYSINDKCTGCTLCAKACPTVAIAGENKQLHSIDQELCIKCGKCFTVCRFDAVVKD; this comes from the coding sequence ATGAAAACAGTACTCGTTGGTCTCGGCACGTGCGGTATTTCCGCAGGAGGCGAGAAAGTGTACCGGGCGCTGCAGGAAGAGCTGAAAGAGCACCCCGGAGCATTCGAACTCAAGGAAACCGGCTGCATCGGAATGTGCTACCGCGAGCCGCTCGTCGAAGTTATCGACGGAGACGCCCCCGGTCGACTGTATGCCGAAGTGACGCCCGACCGTATCGGTCGGCTCGTCGAGGAGGACATCCTCGGAGGTAAGGCGATTGACGAATGGCTTGCCACGACCGATCCGAAAGAGCAGGAGTTTTTCGACAATCAAGTCCGCATCGTGCTGCGCAACAGCGGTATCATCGATCCGGGTTCGATAGACGAATACATCGCCCGGCAAGGGTATGAAGCGCTGCGCAAAGCGGTACACGAACTGAAACCGGACGGTGTCATTCGCGAGGTGCTGGCATCCGGCCTTCGCGGACGCGGTGGCGGCGGTTTCCCCACGGGAAAGAAGTGGGAATTTACCCGCAACGCCAAAGGCACGAAGAAATACATCATCTGCAATGCCGACGAAGGCGATCCGGGCGCGTTCATGGACCGCTCGGTGCTCGAAAGCGATCCGCATTCCGTACTCGAGGGCATGATGATCGCCGCATACGCCATAGGTGCGGATGAGGCGTACATCTACTGCCGCGCAGAGTATCCGAAAGCCATCGCACGACTTCGTCAGGCGATTTCGCAGGCCATGACCCGAGGACTGCTGGGCGAGAACATTCTCGACAGCGGCTTCAATTTCCACATTCGCATCAAGGAAGGCGCCGGCGCATTCGTCTGTGGCGAGGAAACGGCGCTTATCGCATCCATCGAAGGCCGCCGCGGAATGCCCAAATTCCGTCCGCCTTTCCCCGCGGAAGCCGGACTCTGGGGCAAACCCACGAACATCAACAATGTCGAAACCTTCGCCAATGTCCCCTGGATTATTCTCAACGGCGGTTCCGCGTACGCGGCGTACGGCACGGAGAACAGCAAGGGCACCAAGGTATTCGCCATGGCGGGCAAGGTGCGCCGCGCAGGTCTCGTGGAGGTTCCCATGGGGCTCACCATTCGCGACATCATTTTCCGCGTCTGCGGCGGCATCAACGAGGATAAGAAATTCAAGGCCGTACAGATGGGTGGTCCCTCCGGCGGCTGTATCCCCGCGGACATGTGCGACATCGGCGTCGACTACCAGGAAATCAACAAAACCGGCGCTATCATGGGCTCCGGTGGTTTGATCGTGATGGACGAAACCACTTGTATGGTGGACGTCGCACGGTACTTCCTCACATTCACGCAGTCGGAATCCTGCGGTAAATGCACGTTCTGCCGTATCGGCACCAAGCGTATGCTCGAAATCCTCGAGCGCATCACCGACGGCAACGGCACGATGGAGGACCTCGACAATCTCGAGGAGCTTTCCGCGCAGATCAAGGCCGCGTCACTTTGCGGCCTGGGACAGACGGCACCAAATCCCGTCGTCACCACATTGAAGTATTTCCGCGACGAATACGTGGCGCACATTGTGGACAAAAAATGTCCCGCCCACGTTTGCGCGCCGCTGCTCACCTATTCGATCAACGACAAATGCACGGGCTGCACGCTCTGTGCCAAGGCTTGCCCGACGGTTGCCATCGCGGGCGAAAACAAACAGCTGCATTCCATTGATCAGGAACTCTGCATCAAATGCGGCAAGTGTTTCACGGTATGCCGCTTCGACGCGGTAGTGAAGGACTGA
- the nuoE gene encoding NADH-quinone oxidoreductase subunit NuoE, translating into MSEQHTEEFKRFNVDLWKYDGHAGALIPLLQSAQDTYGYVPEKAIHSISHVTGIPSAEIYGVVTFYAQFRTKPLGRNIIRVCNGTACHVNGVKDIYSTIQDELHISYEETSDDGAFSLLSVACLGCCSLAPVITINGEVHGRLTAAKLRKILRDARRRARDQQ; encoded by the coding sequence ATGTCAGAACAACACACCGAAGAATTCAAGCGCTTTAACGTGGACCTGTGGAAATATGACGGGCACGCCGGCGCGCTCATTCCGCTGCTGCAGTCCGCACAGGACACTTACGGTTACGTGCCCGAGAAGGCGATTCACTCCATCAGCCACGTTACCGGGATTCCTTCCGCGGAAATTTACGGCGTTGTTACTTTCTACGCCCAATTCCGCACAAAACCCCTTGGCCGGAATATCATTCGCGTCTGCAACGGTACCGCCTGCCATGTCAACGGGGTGAAAGATATCTACAGCACCATTCAGGATGAACTTCATATCAGTTACGAGGAGACCTCCGACGACGGCGCATTCAGTTTGCTGTCCGTCGCCTGCCTCGGCTGCTGTTCGCTCGCTCCGGTAATCACCATCAATGGCGAGGTTCACGGCCGCCTGACAGCGGCAAAATTGCGCAAAATTCTCCGCGACGCCCGCCGTCGTGCCAGGGATCAACAATAA
- a CDS encoding DNA-3-methyladenine glycosylase codes for MSELLGSDFYLRPTLAVARELLGKILVRRMGERVLSGRIVEVEAYHECGDEAAHSFKGRTPRNSVMYQTGGVLYVYFIYGMHHCMNVVTEEEGIGAAVLIRAIEPLEGLDHMRSMRGRSVRDIDLTNGPAKCCQAFGIGRRENGLALDGTVVGMYDAPTPSGRDIIVTTRIGIRKSMSLPWRFCLKDNPWVSGRSAEPG; via the coding sequence ATGAGCGAACTTCTTGGCAGTGATTTCTATCTGCGCCCGACGTTGGCGGTGGCGCGTGAGTTGCTGGGGAAGATCTTGGTACGTCGCATGGGGGAGAGGGTACTTTCCGGCCGCATCGTCGAGGTGGAGGCGTATCATGAATGCGGAGACGAGGCTGCGCACTCATTCAAGGGTCGTACGCCGCGCAATTCCGTGATGTACCAGACCGGTGGTGTTCTCTACGTGTACTTCATTTATGGGATGCATCACTGCATGAATGTGGTGACGGAAGAGGAAGGAATCGGCGCCGCCGTCCTGATACGCGCCATCGAGCCGTTGGAAGGGCTTGACCACATGAGATCGATGAGAGGCCGTTCTGTGCGCGATATCGATCTGACCAATGGCCCGGCCAAGTGCTGCCAGGCCTTCGGAATCGGGAGGCGAGAGAACGGGCTCGCTCTCGACGGCACAGTCGTCGGCATGTACGACGCACCCACACCTTCGGGAAGAGATATTATCGTCACGACGCGCATCGGTATCAGGAAAAGCATGTCCTTGCCCTGGCGCTTCTGCCTGAAAGACAATCCCTGGGTATCGGGAAGATCCGCCGAGCCCGGATAG
- a CDS encoding cytochrome c, whose product MRLSLYLFSVILLCACGGDEKPGRNNGETTDFSAIEELAERGQTIFRDREFGEENVACADCHADFDETLTDEETIRPGSSILGAHRRARTWNGEFSGEALLATAAGAAKCAHLYQGRGSSPANAITQSEAEALMAFYEYISTGEEAMLLPWDALTWPGDTSLSREQLKTEIAKLEGIRGNAQRGEALFKRACAGCHVDGYAPAMRMLRRNVTRNVRAGYGGMPFFSRDKLSDQDVADIRMLLEGK is encoded by the coding sequence ATGCGACTTTCCCTCTATCTTTTCAGTGTGATTCTCCTTTGCGCCTGCGGAGGTGATGAGAAACCCGGCCGGAACAACGGCGAGACGACGGATTTTTCCGCTATCGAAGAGCTTGCCGAGCGGGGCCAGACAATATTCCGCGATCGCGAATTCGGAGAGGAAAACGTTGCCTGTGCCGATTGTCATGCGGATTTCGATGAAACTCTGACCGACGAGGAGACCATCCGTCCCGGCAGCAGCATCCTTGGTGCGCATCGTCGCGCCCGGACCTGGAACGGCGAATTCTCGGGCGAGGCTCTCCTTGCTACGGCGGCGGGTGCGGCGAAATGCGCGCATCTGTATCAGGGCCGCGGCTCCTCTCCGGCGAACGCTATTACGCAATCTGAAGCCGAAGCGCTCATGGCGTTTTACGAATACATATCCACCGGTGAGGAAGCGATGCTCCTGCCATGGGATGCACTGACCTGGCCGGGCGATACCAGCTTGAGTCGCGAGCAACTCAAGACGGAAATCGCAAAACTTGAGGGCATACGTGGCAACGCGCAGCGCGGCGAGGCATTGTTCAAGCGCGCTTGCGCCGGCTGTCACGTCGATGGCTACGCTCCGGCCATGCGCATGCTCCGGCGCAACGTCACACGCAATGTCCGTGCCGGCTATGGCGGCATGCCCTTTTTCTCCCGTGACAAGCTCAGCGATCAGGATGTGGCCGATATACGGATGCTTCTGGAGGGGAAATGA
- a CDS encoding DUF4905 domain-containing protein yields MKLFSKNNTLTPRPLWEFDAGTVLWRIKPDNAGHFLGEARDPEARICTFFCIDEHTGAPLWQGLRFEESWWIGIEDAIDGRIFFHGFGKPDMPQHLGIIACSIDTAEVLWRETELAFLFYHEGHVYAAEQRFDTLHFHQLDAATGARVRDLGDDPAPLNRLRAQLNEEEWFSGYAYPEQFTPGHTEWQQVLDRTQALFDTAAIVGTVDILDRGDVRYVAWHEKLTAGGLAQRFAVLDADGRQLMRDTILDYADAPGMDSFFVKDHQLLYVRNRSVLVAHPVAGRGK; encoded by the coding sequence TTGAAGCTCTTCAGTAAAAATAACACCCTCACGCCACGACCGCTCTGGGAATTTGATGCGGGAACCGTACTCTGGAGAATAAAGCCCGATAACGCCGGGCACTTTCTTGGGGAAGCACGCGATCCCGAAGCCCGCATCTGTACATTTTTCTGCATCGACGAACACACCGGAGCTCCGCTCTGGCAGGGTTTGCGTTTCGAGGAGAGCTGGTGGATCGGCATCGAGGATGCCATTGACGGACGGATCTTCTTTCACGGTTTCGGCAAACCGGATATGCCGCAACATCTCGGCATCATCGCTTGCAGTATCGACACGGCTGAGGTCCTGTGGCGCGAAACGGAACTGGCGTTTCTTTTTTACCACGAGGGACATGTGTACGCCGCGGAGCAGCGTTTCGACACCCTGCACTTCCATCAGTTGGACGCGGCAACGGGGGCGCGGGTCCGGGATCTCGGAGACGACCCCGCCCCGCTCAATCGATTGCGAGCGCAGCTGAACGAGGAAGAATGGTTCAGCGGTTATGCCTATCCTGAACAGTTCACACCGGGCCACACGGAATGGCAGCAGGTGCTGGATCGCACGCAGGCTCTTTTCGACACCGCAGCGATCGTTGGGACTGTGGACATCCTCGATCGCGGAGATGTGCGCTATGTCGCCTGGCATGAAAAGCTGACCGCCGGCGGACTCGCCCAACGTTTCGCGGTTCTCGATGCCGACGGCCGCCAGCTCATGCGCGATACGATACTGGACTATGCCGATGCCCCGGGAATGGATTCCTTTTTCGTCAAAGACCATCAATTACTGTATGTACGCAACCGGAGCGTGCTTGTCGCGCACCCGGTGGCCGGGAGGGGCAAATGA
- a CDS encoding secondary thiamine-phosphate synthase enzyme YjbQ, which translates to MTIINDSLNIDTHGGCDMVDITDQLTRMLQRYKLKNGQVLVFVPGSTAGVTTIEYEPGLKKDFSVFMERIIPKNAQYYHEETWNDGNGHSHIRASLLGPSLVIPIGQGRLLLGTWQQVVVVDFDNRPRSRDLVVQFSGE; encoded by the coding sequence ATGACCATTATCAACGATTCGCTGAACATCGACACGCATGGCGGCTGCGACATGGTGGACATCACCGATCAACTCACGCGCATGCTTCAGCGATATAAGCTCAAGAACGGTCAGGTCCTGGTGTTCGTCCCCGGATCCACCGCAGGAGTGACGACCATCGAGTATGAGCCGGGGCTTAAAAAGGATTTTTCCGTGTTTATGGAGCGCATTATCCCGAAGAACGCGCAATACTACCACGAAGAAACCTGGAATGACGGAAATGGCCATTCGCATATTCGTGCGTCACTGCTCGGTCCGAGTCTCGTGATACCCATCGGCCAGGGACGTCTGCTGCTCGGCACCTGGCAACAGGTCGTCGTAGTGGATTTCGACAACCGGCCTCGTTCGCGCGATCTTGTCGTGCAATTCAGCGGGGAATAG
- a CDS encoding KpsF/GutQ family sugar-phosphate isomerase has translation MADEQIIEHGREVIGIEAEALRDIVDRIDSRFADAVNLIFESRGRLIVSGIGKSGIIARKIVATMNSTGTPAIYLHPADAIHGDLGMVRGEDVVLLISKSGNTDELKHILPIFRRIGVKLISILGAVHSSLGEVSDIILDASVREEACPHNLAPTASTTAALAMGDALAVALLKKRDFTVEDFALFHPGGSLGKRLLLQVDQIMTKGERVPVVHQAVPLKDSILEITSKRLGATCVVNDEGILVGVITDGDLRRLLERDTDMKNLLAVDVMNTRPKAVSSNILASTALELMEKHKITQLIVIDDQRHPVGIIHLHDLVQLGLG, from the coding sequence ATGGCTGACGAACAGATCATAGAACACGGGCGCGAGGTCATCGGAATCGAAGCCGAAGCCCTGCGCGACATTGTGGACCGCATCGATTCTCGTTTCGCGGATGCGGTGAATCTCATCTTCGAGAGCCGCGGCAGACTCATCGTCAGCGGTATCGGGAAGAGCGGTATCATCGCACGAAAAATCGTCGCGACCATGAATTCCACCGGCACTCCCGCGATTTATCTGCACCCTGCCGACGCCATTCACGGCGACCTCGGTATGGTGCGCGGCGAGGATGTGGTGCTGCTCATTTCGAAAAGCGGCAACACCGATGAACTCAAGCACATCCTGCCCATTTTCCGTCGCATCGGTGTGAAACTCATCTCCATTCTCGGAGCCGTGCACTCGTCTCTGGGCGAAGTGTCGGATATCATCCTCGACGCCAGCGTGCGTGAGGAGGCCTGCCCGCACAATCTTGCGCCCACGGCGTCGACAACCGCCGCGCTCGCCATGGGCGATGCACTCGCTGTCGCGCTCCTGAAAAAGCGGGACTTCACTGTGGAGGATTTCGCGCTCTTCCATCCGGGCGGCAGTCTTGGAAAACGCCTGCTGCTGCAGGTGGATCAGATCATGACCAAGGGCGAGCGCGTCCCGGTCGTCCATCAGGCCGTCCCCTTGAAGGACTCCATTCTTGAAATCACATCCAAGCGCCTCGGCGCCACCTGCGTCGTCAATGACGAGGGCATTCTCGTCGGTGTCATCACCGACGGCGACCTCCGTCGTCTGCTGGAACGCGACACTGACATGAAGAATCTGCTGGCGGTGGATGTGATGAACACCCGGCCGAAAGCGGTGAGCAGCAATATTCTCGCCTCAACAGCGCTGGAGCTGATGGAGAAGCACAAAATCACGCAGTTGATCGTGATTGACGATCAACGACATCCCGTCGGGATTATTCACCTGCACGACCTCGTGCAGTTGGGATTGGGGTAA